In the genome of Saprospira sp. CCB-QB6, one region contains:
- the lpxK gene encoding tetraacyldisaccharide 4'-kinase — MGYGIFKYLFWPLGLIYGSIVELIKWGYRQGFWERRRFERASLVVGNLSMGGTGKSPHVEYILKQMGSYHHLAVLSRGYGRKTKGLRWLSLQSTAEEVGDEPLQIHQKFPQIPFVVAEKRTEGMQAILQKAPITELVVLDDAMQHWPLIADAYLLLTTYQQPFFKDAPLPAGRLREFAFNYKRAKIIVVSKCPADLSEEAAQAFLKKIKPLPHQKVFFSYFRYGQAYLLGSTREKQEPSNWISQPILLLTGIAKPAPLVHYLEQQGLNVNLMAFGDHHLYTQKDWANIQQKLKQLGPKAILLTTEKDSIRLAPWTKEQAIYVLPIEVEIAFGQAAAFQRAIIEVIYRKKGYPST, encoded by the coding sequence ATGGGCTACGGCATTTTTAAGTATTTATTTTGGCCCTTGGGCTTGATTTACGGTAGCATTGTTGAGTTAATCAAATGGGGCTATCGCCAAGGGTTTTGGGAACGTCGGCGGTTTGAACGGGCGAGTTTGGTAGTAGGCAACTTATCTATGGGCGGCACGGGAAAAAGTCCGCATGTAGAATATATTTTAAAGCAAATGGGGAGCTACCATCATTTGGCGGTTTTGAGCCGAGGTTATGGCCGAAAAACCAAAGGACTTCGCTGGTTGAGTTTGCAATCTACAGCCGAAGAGGTAGGCGATGAGCCCTTGCAGATTCATCAAAAGTTTCCACAAATTCCCTTTGTCGTTGCCGAAAAGCGAACCGAAGGCATGCAAGCCATCCTACAGAAAGCCCCAATTACCGAATTGGTCGTTTTGGATGATGCTATGCAACACTGGCCCCTGATTGCCGATGCTTATTTATTATTGACCACTTATCAGCAGCCCTTTTTTAAGGATGCCCCCTTGCCTGCTGGCCGTTTACGAGAGTTTGCCTTCAATTATAAGCGGGCCAAAATTATTGTGGTCAGTAAATGCCCAGCCGACTTGAGTGAGGAGGCAGCCCAAGCCTTTTTGAAGAAAATTAAGCCCCTCCCCCATCAAAAGGTCTTCTTTTCCTATTTCCGCTATGGGCAGGCCTATTTGTTGGGTTCGACCAGAGAGAAGCAGGAACCCTCTAACTGGATAAGCCAGCCTATTTTGTTATTGACAGGAATTGCCAAACCAGCCCCCTTGGTCCACTATCTGGAGCAGCAAGGCCTGAATGTTAACTTAATGGCTTTTGGCGACCATCACTTGTATACCCAAAAAGATTGGGCAAATATTCAGCAAAAGCTGAAACAACTAGGGCCAAAAGCTATTTTGCTGACCACCGAAAAAGATAGCATCCGCTTGGCCCCCTGGACGAAAGAACAAGCCATTTATGTTCTCCCCATTGAAGTTGAAATTGCCTTTGGGCAAGCCGCAGCTTTTCAGCGGGCCATTATTGAAGTGATTTATAGAAAAAAAGGCTATCCCTCCACTTAG
- the gyrA gene encoding DNA gyrase subunit A, whose protein sequence is MNPEQKIVPINITDEMKSAYIDYSMSVIISRALPDVRDGLKPVHRRVLYGMHELGLVHNKAHKKSARIVGEVLGKYHPHGDSSVYDTMVRMAQDWSLRYTLVDGQGNFGSVDGDSPAAMRYTEARLAKISAEMLADIEKETVDYQYNFDDSLQEPTVLPTRIPNLLVNGASGIAVGMATNMLPHNLTEVCEGIIAYLHNKEIDVEGLMQYIKGPDFPTGGTIYGTQGVRQAFETGRGRITLRGKAEIEEVNGRTAIIVREIPYQVNKANLIQKIAEMVNTKKIEGITDIRDESDRKGMRIVIILRKDANAQVVLSKLYKYSALQSFFGVNNICLVDGRPRLLSLKELIVEFVKFRMQVIERRSLFDLKKNEARAHILIGLLAALDRLDEIISLIRASKNGEEARQALMEFDFSPKGDALDSFLKEFPLEGGKLSEKQAKAILDMRLQRLTGLERDRLQEEFKGIMAEIEDLKDILARVERREGIIEEELQEVVAQYGDERMTDITHAAGEISIEDMIKNEQVVVTISHLGYIKRTVSSEYQTQSRGGRGSKAAATRDKDFMEHLFVSNTHDYLLLFTQKGRCHWKRVYEIPEGSKSTKGRAIQNFVELPEDDKVKAYIVLEDLTDDEFLDNHFLTFATRKGLVKKTPLRAYSRPRAAGINAISFKEGDELLEVKLTDGKSEIMLAASNGKAIRFSEEDVRSMGRNAAGVKGMNLGKDEELIGMITFAEGEEEKKIANISENGLGKCTELEEYRLQSRGGKGIKTMQLTEKTGKLIAIKAVTDRDDLMIINKSGLTIRFMVEQLPINGRSTQGVKLINLKNGDAIADVALIKDADREEDEEILEDGEASSDEATAPTEE, encoded by the coding sequence ATGAATCCAGAACAGAAAATTGTCCCTATTAACATTACAGATGAGATGAAGTCGGCTTATATCGACTATTCTATGTCTGTAATTATTTCGAGAGCCCTGCCAGATGTGCGCGATGGGCTCAAGCCGGTTCATCGCCGTGTATTGTATGGCATGCATGAACTGGGATTGGTCCATAACAAAGCCCATAAGAAATCTGCCCGTATTGTCGGGGAGGTTTTGGGTAAATACCACCCTCATGGTGATAGCTCTGTTTATGACACCATGGTGCGTATGGCTCAAGATTGGTCTTTGCGTTATACCTTGGTTGATGGTCAGGGAAACTTTGGTTCTGTAGATGGCGATAGTCCTGCGGCTATGCGTTATACGGAAGCTCGTTTGGCCAAAATCAGTGCGGAGATGTTGGCGGATATTGAAAAAGAGACCGTTGATTATCAATACAACTTTGATGATAGTTTGCAGGAGCCTACTGTTTTGCCTACTCGCATTCCCAATTTGTTGGTGAATGGAGCCTCTGGTATTGCTGTAGGTATGGCAACTAATATGTTGCCGCATAACCTCACGGAGGTTTGTGAGGGAATCATTGCCTATTTGCACAATAAAGAAATTGATGTAGAAGGCTTGATGCAGTATATCAAAGGGCCAGATTTCCCTACTGGAGGCACTATTTATGGTACACAGGGGGTTCGTCAGGCCTTTGAAACAGGCCGTGGTCGCATCACTTTGCGTGGAAAAGCCGAAATAGAGGAAGTGAATGGCCGCACAGCGATTATTGTTCGTGAAATTCCCTATCAAGTCAATAAGGCCAACCTCATTCAGAAAATTGCCGAGATGGTCAATACCAAAAAGATTGAGGGCATTACGGACATTCGTGATGAGTCGGATCGTAAAGGGATGCGCATTGTAATTATCTTGCGCAAAGATGCCAATGCTCAGGTAGTCTTGAGCAAACTCTATAAATACTCTGCTCTACAAAGCTTTTTTGGGGTCAATAACATCTGCTTAGTGGATGGTCGCCCTCGTTTATTGAGCTTAAAAGAGTTGATTGTGGAATTTGTAAAATTCCGTATGCAAGTCATTGAGCGACGTAGCTTGTTTGACCTCAAAAAGAATGAAGCCAGAGCCCATATCTTGATAGGTCTATTGGCCGCTTTGGATCGTTTAGACGAGATCATTTCGCTTATTAGAGCCTCTAAAAATGGAGAGGAAGCTCGCCAAGCTTTAATGGAATTTGACTTCTCGCCCAAAGGAGATGCTTTAGATAGTTTCTTAAAAGAATTCCCCTTAGAAGGAGGCAAGCTCTCAGAGAAACAAGCTAAGGCCATTTTGGATATGCGTTTGCAGCGCCTTACAGGCTTAGAAAGAGACCGCTTGCAAGAGGAATTCAAAGGCATCATGGCCGAGATTGAGGACCTTAAAGATATTTTGGCTAGAGTAGAGCGTCGAGAAGGCATTATTGAGGAAGAACTACAAGAAGTAGTTGCTCAATATGGAGATGAACGCATGACTGATATTACGCATGCCGCTGGAGAGATTTCTATTGAGGATATGATTAAGAATGAGCAAGTAGTCGTTACTATTTCTCATTTGGGCTATATCAAGCGCACGGTAAGTAGCGAATACCAAACGCAAAGCCGTGGTGGTAGAGGGTCTAAAGCTGCAGCTACCCGTGATAAAGACTTTATGGAGCATTTGTTTGTGTCTAATACACATGACTACCTATTGCTCTTTACCCAAAAGGGACGTTGTCACTGGAAGCGAGTGTATGAGATTCCCGAAGGAAGCAAAAGTACTAAGGGCCGAGCTATTCAAAACTTTGTGGAATTACCCGAAGATGATAAGGTGAAAGCTTATATCGTTCTTGAAGATCTCACAGATGATGAATTCCTAGATAATCACTTCTTGACCTTTGCTACCCGCAAAGGTTTAGTGAAAAAAACGCCTTTGCGCGCTTACTCTCGACCTCGTGCAGCAGGGATCAATGCGATTTCCTTCAAAGAAGGCGATGAGTTGCTAGAAGTCAAATTGACTGATGGTAAATCAGAAATCATGTTGGCGGCCAGCAATGGTAAAGCCATCCGCTTCTCAGAGGAAGATGTGCGCTCTATGGGCCGTAATGCCGCAGGGGTAAAAGGTATGAACCTCGGCAAAGACGAAGAGCTCATTGGTATGATTACCTTTGCAGAAGGCGAAGAGGAGAAAAAGATTGCCAATATCTCTGAAAATGGTTTGGGTAAATGTACGGAGCTAGAAGAGTACCGTCTCCAAAGCCGTGGTGGTAAAGGAATCAAGACCATGCAATTGACTGAGAAAACGGGTAAATTGATTGCCATTAAGGCCGTGACCGATCGCGATGATTTGATGATTATCAACAAATCGGGCTTGACGATTCGCTTTATGGTGGAACAGTTGCCAATCAATGGTCGTTCTACTCAAGGGGTTAAGCTCATCAACCTCAAAAATGGCGATGCCATTGCCGATGTGGCCCTGATTAAGGATGCTGATCGGGAGGAAGATGAAGAGATTCTTGAGGATGGAGAAGCCAGTAGCGACGAAGCCACTGCACCTACTGAAGAATAA
- a CDS encoding autotransporter protein: MFKWILCLFIFAFCLYSRPLAAQFKRFQIGPKSYRLKLKAEYSLSSGATWALGSFAQLEDRADLARGAGYGAFVEGRIQFRSSQHPIWIPQLQLGYMQLGQQTAAWKEQYNLFEAKAQDWSNLYLMPGLSFQGGHCLQFQIRLNAGAFVLWGWNAQRGILNANEQLDRYSWSFSPAVGGALELGASLQYRLNEKWTLFSDFSYFRGRAGREGTRRHQLFALDSQQNPLSPPLFELDELFLQRVDWLSLKLSLGLRYRAFKYLHNPNKRYWNYY, translated from the coding sequence ATGTTTAAGTGGATTCTCTGCCTTTTTATCTTCGCTTTTTGCTTGTATAGCAGGCCATTAGCTGCTCAATTTAAGCGTTTTCAAATTGGCCCTAAAAGTTATCGATTAAAACTTAAGGCCGAATATTCCCTTTCTAGTGGGGCTACTTGGGCGCTTGGTTCCTTTGCCCAACTAGAGGATCGAGCGGACCTTGCCCGTGGGGCAGGCTATGGCGCTTTTGTAGAGGGCCGAATCCAATTCCGATCTAGCCAACACCCTATCTGGATCCCCCAATTACAACTGGGCTATATGCAATTGGGCCAACAAACAGCAGCTTGGAAAGAGCAGTATAATCTATTTGAGGCAAAAGCGCAAGACTGGTCTAATCTTTACTTGATGCCTGGGTTGAGCTTTCAAGGCGGACATTGCTTGCAGTTTCAAATCCGGCTAAACGCAGGTGCTTTTGTCCTTTGGGGCTGGAACGCCCAAAGAGGAATACTCAACGCAAACGAACAATTAGATCGCTATAGCTGGAGCTTTTCGCCCGCAGTGGGCGGCGCCCTAGAATTAGGCGCTAGCCTCCAATATCGCCTAAATGAAAAATGGACCCTCTTTAGCGATTTTTCCTACTTCAGAGGCCGAGCAGGCCGCGAAGGTACCCGCCGCCACCAACTCTTCGCCTTAGATAGCCAACAAAACCCGCTAAGTCCGCCGCTCTTTGAGCTAGATGAACTCTTTTTGCAAAGAGTAGATTGGCTGAGCCTAAAATTAAGTCTAGGCCTGCGTTATCGAGCCTTTAAGTATTTACACAACCCCAACAAACGTTACTGGAATTATTACTAA
- a CDS encoding FISUMP domain-containing protein yields MKPFIPLLVPFVLLFFSLSSCKKEANEIDGAPLQFPETSYRPLEYACISIAGQSLSKDQYTAVIDNEYAVNIYKVGDFLVFQIPELGEGQHQWRSYLNGIDFKATYIEEGPIHISDHSRYLNEYKARLSSKLDDLENLPANIDSVSFRQDIQLLRTYFQLAEQALVNGSLAEKEEAARMLMANSWWMDEIHISPYNLSNYQAPSLHEDYLEQAIESQFNYYNSRKNSIQKHFPKLIAWVKEGLAAPASSGLNISAQFALSNGYSDFMSCTWLHNDFMQTAFIPHQLYLSEIDASTGLPLPISTSVQMQKAQTKTFQHSLSYRSPYQLDQESELPICQSLEQASSNLTQLFSIWNDLFPQNFNCPPLALEQQQSFQEKRRLFDSEYIRTVFPGNQISSYFIDLTDSSLQLAIYGHFNNTVTNEQLEIQYQSPILGQASSSISIEIAPQLEQFTDPRDGEVYDVIQLKNMTWFAQNLRYNAAGSSLPPNNSGPEYGRLYDWNTAMTACPPGWRLPSDLEWTELEKIHSPRFRSQLDWLGPGWRSDHAPAMRSLSWAPTAPANDSYNFNALPLNTNATILYASFWSSSDNNSSKAFTRNISSSFYYSVQRDEVDKSLVASCRCLQD; encoded by the coding sequence ATGAAACCATTTATCCCCCTTCTAGTCCCTTTTGTTCTTTTATTCTTTAGTCTAAGTTCTTGTAAAAAAGAGGCTAATGAAATTGATGGCGCCCCCCTTCAATTTCCAGAGACAAGCTACAGGCCCTTAGAATATGCCTGTATTTCCATAGCGGGGCAGTCTCTATCCAAAGATCAATATACAGCTGTTATTGACAATGAATATGCTGTAAACATATATAAAGTCGGTGATTTTTTGGTTTTTCAAATTCCAGAATTAGGGGAAGGCCAGCACCAGTGGCGAAGCTATCTCAATGGTATTGATTTTAAGGCTACTTATATTGAGGAGGGACCTATCCATATTTCGGATCACAGTAGATATTTGAATGAATATAAAGCTAGGTTGAGCAGCAAACTAGATGATCTAGAAAATTTACCCGCTAATATCGATAGTGTTTCCTTTCGTCAGGATATTCAACTATTGCGCACATATTTCCAACTAGCCGAACAAGCGCTAGTGAATGGAAGCCTAGCAGAGAAGGAAGAAGCCGCTAGGATGTTAATGGCCAATAGCTGGTGGATGGATGAAATCCATATTTCGCCCTATAATCTGAGTAATTATCAAGCGCCTAGTCTGCATGAAGACTATTTAGAGCAAGCTATTGAAAGCCAATTTAATTACTACAACTCCCGCAAAAATAGCATCCAAAAGCATTTTCCCAAACTAATTGCTTGGGTAAAGGAAGGTTTGGCGGCCCCTGCTTCTAGTGGTCTAAATATTTCTGCTCAGTTTGCTTTAAGCAATGGGTATAGCGATTTTATGAGTTGTACTTGGCTACATAATGATTTCATGCAAACGGCCTTCATTCCTCATCAGCTTTATTTATCGGAAATAGACGCTAGCACAGGTCTTCCCCTTCCAATTAGTACAAGCGTACAAATGCAAAAAGCCCAAACAAAAACGTTCCAGCATAGCCTGAGTTATCGCAGTCCCTACCAACTGGACCAAGAAAGCGAGCTGCCCATCTGTCAAAGCTTAGAACAAGCTAGTAGTAACCTAACACAACTTTTTAGCATTTGGAACGACCTATTTCCGCAAAACTTTAATTGCCCCCCCTTGGCTCTAGAGCAGCAACAAAGCTTTCAGGAAAAAAGACGATTATTTGACAGCGAATACATCCGTACTGTTTTCCCTGGGAACCAAATTTCTAGCTACTTTATAGACCTAACTGATAGTAGCCTGCAACTAGCTATTTATGGGCACTTCAATAATACAGTGACCAATGAACAATTAGAGATACAATATCAATCACCTATTTTAGGCCAAGCGAGCAGTAGCATTTCTATTGAAATAGCCCCTCAATTAGAACAGTTTACCGATCCTCGAGATGGCGAAGTCTATGATGTTATTCAACTAAAAAACATGACTTGGTTTGCCCAAAACCTTCGCTATAATGCAGCTGGCTCTAGCCTTCCCCCAAACAACTCTGGCCCAGAATATGGCCGTTTGTATGATTGGAATACCGCTATGACGGCCTGCCCCCCAGGCTGGCGCCTCCCCTCTGATCTAGAATGGACCGAACTAGAAAAAATACACAGCCCTCGCTTTCGCAGTCAATTAGACTGGCTGGGGCCAGGTTGGCGAAGCGATCATGCCCCTGCTATGCGTTCCCTTAGTTGGGCCCCCACGGCCCCCGCCAACGATTCCTACAACTTTAATGCTCTTCCCCTAAACACAAACGCAACTATTCTATATGCATCCTTCTGGAGCAGTAGCGATAACAACTCCTCAAAAGCATTTACCAGAAACATTAGCAGTAGCTTTTACTATAGCGTTCAACGCGATGAAGTTGATAAATCTCTAGTGGCCTCTTGTCGCTGTCTCCAAGATTAA
- a CDS encoding T9SS type A sorting domain-containing protein, whose translation MMKQLLLYFFLLLTIGPGLFAQQAVDFRMWIEPVDSFSQIPALQSYVIGHHNNKWLVMAGRIDGLHQRQPNASFSSSEANNQIYVIDPEQKTFYAAPLTALPTSYQEQLSSTNLNYIQKDSTLYICGGYGYSATAQDHVTYPYLLKLDISACMQEVMQSQTVSSQHFMQLQDTAFAITGGQLNYIDSTFYLVGGHFFGGRYNPQGPTHGPGFTQYYSDAIRSFSLSEQNGQLQINNYQEQVDSANLHRRDYNLVPQVFPNGEEGFTIFTGVFQHQVDLPWLNTVDIDAQGNYTVRPVFEQLLNQYQTARLPIYEAHNNSMHTFFYGGIAQYYFDANGQLMNDPNVPFVKTISQVSRFANDSMQEYELVQKMPAFLGVGAEFIPQHSAFRHNGILELDQLPIGPNLVGYIYGGIESDFDNIFFINDGSQSRPSTQLFKVYVERDSALYTAVELVQDDLNIGLRLAPNPTVGQLQLSFQLAQTENLKFAIYNNKGQLVWEEKASQFAAGQQQKIIQLPAHWPAGSYYLELQLKAGQKTTLPFVFQP comes from the coding sequence ATGATGAAACAACTACTGCTTTATTTTTTTCTATTGCTCACTATTGGGCCGGGGCTGTTTGCCCAGCAAGCTGTCGATTTCCGTATGTGGATTGAGCCAGTAGATAGCTTTAGTCAGATTCCAGCTTTGCAATCTTATGTGATTGGCCACCATAATAATAAATGGTTGGTTATGGCGGGCCGAATAGATGGTTTGCATCAGCGGCAGCCCAATGCTTCCTTTAGTAGCAGCGAAGCGAACAATCAGATTTATGTGATTGATCCAGAACAAAAAACTTTTTATGCGGCTCCTCTAACGGCCTTGCCCACTTCTTATCAGGAGCAGTTGAGCTCGACCAACCTCAATTATATTCAAAAAGATAGTACGCTTTATATTTGTGGGGGCTATGGGTATAGCGCTACGGCTCAGGATCATGTGACTTATCCCTACTTGTTAAAGCTGGATATTTCGGCTTGTATGCAGGAAGTGATGCAAAGCCAGACGGTTTCTAGTCAGCATTTTATGCAGTTGCAGGATACGGCTTTTGCGATTACGGGGGGGCAATTGAATTATATCGATTCTACTTTTTATTTAGTTGGGGGACATTTCTTTGGGGGGCGTTATAATCCTCAAGGTCCTACACATGGCCCTGGTTTTACGCAATATTATAGTGATGCGATTCGCAGTTTTAGTTTGAGTGAACAAAATGGGCAATTGCAAATTAACAATTATCAGGAGCAAGTAGATAGTGCCAACCTTCATCGCCGAGATTATAATTTGGTGCCTCAGGTTTTTCCTAATGGAGAGGAGGGGTTTACGATTTTTACGGGCGTGTTTCAGCATCAGGTCGATTTACCTTGGTTGAATACCGTAGACATTGATGCGCAGGGGAATTATACTGTTCGTCCCGTTTTTGAGCAACTGCTCAATCAGTACCAAACGGCTCGTTTGCCGATTTACGAGGCGCATAATAATAGCATGCACACCTTCTTTTATGGGGGAATTGCCCAGTATTATTTTGATGCCAATGGTCAATTGATGAATGATCCCAATGTTCCTTTTGTAAAAACCATTAGTCAGGTCAGTCGTTTTGCTAATGATAGCATGCAGGAGTATGAGTTGGTCCAGAAAATGCCTGCTTTTTTGGGCGTTGGAGCCGAGTTCATTCCGCAACATTCCGCTTTTCGCCATAATGGCATCTTAGAGCTGGATCAATTGCCAATTGGGCCCAATTTAGTGGGCTATATTTATGGGGGGATTGAATCGGATTTTGACAATATTTTCTTTATCAATGACGGTAGTCAATCTCGACCATCTACCCAATTGTTTAAGGTTTATGTAGAGCGGGATTCTGCCTTGTATACTGCTGTAGAATTGGTCCAGGACGATTTAAATATAGGACTAAGGCTGGCCCCAAATCCTACTGTAGGCCAGTTGCAGCTCTCTTTCCAATTAGCTCAAACTGAAAATCTAAAATTTGCCATTTACAACAATAAGGGGCAATTGGTTTGGGAAGAAAAAGCCAGCCAATTTGCCGCAGGTCAACAGCAAAAAATAATTCAGTTGCCTGCTCATTGGCCTGCGGGCAGCTATTACCTAGAACTACAATTGAAGGCGGGGCAAAAAACGACATTGCCCTTTGTCTTTCAACCCTAA
- a CDS encoding SulP family inorganic anion transporter: MNIKQFIPALEWLPKYSQNDLKGDLSAGLTVGVMLIPQGMAYSMLAGLPPIYGLYASILPLIIYAFFGTSRQLAVGPVAMVSLLVASGVGAITQDPDEFVKLAIMMALMVGIFQFTLGVLRMGFLVNFLSHPVISGFTSAAALIIGFSQLKHLLGINLQRSHHVHDIIGQAIERAGETNISTLLIGLGGIAIILALKKLNKKVGINIPGPLVAVVFGILSVWGMGLVDAGVKIVAEVPSGLPTPQIPTFSLENFQKLLPIALTISLVGFMESIAVAKAIQAKHKNYKVIPNQELIGLGLANIGGSFLQAFPTTGGFSRTAVNDQAGAKTGMAAILSASLIILTLLFLTPLFYYLPKAILASVIMVAVFGLIDYREAIHLWKADRRDFWMLILTFAATLSLGIEQGIGLGVVVSLFSIIYQTTRPHLAILARIPGSKHYRNVKRFDKLEERSDLLILRFDAQLYFANTTFFRESIERLVEEAGAELKAIIINAESINAIDSSAMHALEDVAKEIQAKGTHFFVAGAKGPVRDALYRGHIIEHIGTENFFIDVQAAVDAADGKAGREHEEYVLENSL; the protein is encoded by the coding sequence ATGAATATCAAGCAATTTATACCCGCCTTAGAGTGGCTCCCCAAATACTCCCAAAATGACCTAAAAGGCGATTTGTCCGCAGGTTTGACGGTGGGGGTTATGTTGATTCCTCAGGGGATGGCCTACTCTATGTTAGCTGGTTTGCCGCCTATTTATGGGCTTTATGCCTCTATTCTTCCTTTAATTATTTATGCTTTCTTTGGGACCTCTAGACAGCTGGCCGTTGGTCCAGTAGCTATGGTTTCTTTGTTGGTGGCTTCTGGTGTTGGGGCCATTACTCAAGATCCCGATGAATTTGTAAAATTGGCTATCATGATGGCCCTAATGGTGGGTATTTTCCAGTTCACCCTTGGGGTTTTGCGCATGGGTTTTCTGGTCAACTTTCTCTCTCATCCAGTGATTAGTGGCTTTACCTCTGCAGCGGCCCTCATTATTGGATTTTCGCAGCTCAAGCATTTGTTAGGAATTAACCTACAGCGCTCGCATCATGTGCATGATATTATTGGGCAAGCTATTGAGCGAGCAGGAGAAACCAATATAAGTACCTTGCTCATTGGTTTGGGGGGAATTGCTATTATTCTGGCCCTCAAAAAGTTGAATAAAAAGGTGGGCATCAATATTCCTGGCCCTTTGGTAGCCGTTGTATTTGGTATTCTTAGTGTTTGGGGAATGGGCCTTGTTGATGCGGGAGTAAAAATTGTGGCCGAGGTGCCTAGTGGTTTGCCTACACCTCAAATTCCTACTTTTAGCCTAGAGAACTTCCAAAAATTATTGCCTATTGCCTTGACCATTTCTTTGGTGGGTTTTATGGAGTCTATTGCCGTAGCCAAAGCCATTCAGGCAAAGCACAAAAACTATAAAGTGATTCCCAATCAAGAGCTTATTGGCCTAGGTTTAGCCAATATTGGTGGATCTTTCTTGCAGGCCTTTCCTACTACGGGGGGATTCTCTCGCACGGCAGTAAATGACCAAGCGGGAGCCAAAACGGGCATGGCGGCTATTCTTTCGGCCTCACTCATTATTTTGACTCTGCTCTTCCTTACGCCTTTATTCTACTATTTGCCCAAAGCCATCTTGGCCTCGGTTATTATGGTGGCAGTATTTGGCTTAATTGATTATCGAGAAGCGATTCATCTTTGGAAAGCTGACCGCCGCGATTTCTGGATGCTTATCCTCACTTTTGCAGCTACCCTTTCGCTAGGGATTGAGCAAGGAATTGGTTTAGGGGTTGTCGTTTCGTTATTTAGCATTATTTACCAAACGACCCGCCCACATTTGGCCATTTTGGCCCGTATTCCAGGCAGTAAGCACTACCGTAATGTGAAGCGTTTTGATAAATTGGAAGAGCGCAGCGACCTGCTCATTCTCCGTTTTGATGCCCAATTATATTTTGCCAACACCACTTTCTTCCGAGAAAGCATTGAGCGCTTGGTAGAAGAAGCGGGAGCAGAACTCAAAGCCATCATCATCAATGCAGAAAGTATCAATGCCATTGACTCTAGTGCCATGCATGCCTTAGAAGATGTAGCCAAAGAGATTCAGGCCAAAGGGACTCATTTCTTTGTGGCGGGGGCCAAGGGTCCCGTTCGAGATGCTCTTTACCGTGGGCATATTATTGAGCATATTGGTACCGAAAACTTCTTTATTGATGTTCAGGCCGCAGTAGATGCCGCTGATGGCAAAGCAGGCCGAGAGCATGAAGAATATGTATTAGAAAATAGTTTGTAA
- a CDS encoding DUF697 domain-containing protein: MSNNNGKDRAQKAERTIRAHVMWSMGAGFIPFPVADFLAVAAVQLDMIRSISNIYEVDFKETEGKALITSITGSGLSKVGANALIKLIPGVGSALGGASMSIMSAASTYALGQVFKQHFESGGNLMDFDSDRFKRYYNEQFEKGKKVAEDIRKEEKAKEETPKAEEAKATDSVEDQARTVEVEVEVEAKKEAPKTEETPANDGNEVIVKKLKELAELKDMGVIDENEFREMKARLIQNFYKA, from the coding sequence ATGTCGAACAACAATGGTAAAGACCGGGCTCAAAAAGCCGAAAGAACTATTCGTGCACACGTTATGTGGTCTATGGGGGCCGGTTTTATCCCCTTCCCCGTTGCTGACTTTCTAGCCGTTGCCGCCGTGCAACTCGATATGATCCGCTCGATCAGCAACATCTATGAAGTAGATTTTAAAGAAACTGAAGGCAAAGCCCTCATTACCTCTATTACGGGCTCAGGCCTCTCTAAAGTAGGCGCCAACGCCCTCATCAAACTGATTCCAGGCGTAGGCTCTGCCCTAGGTGGCGCTTCGATGTCTATTATGTCGGCGGCCTCTACTTATGCCCTTGGCCAAGTGTTTAAACAACACTTTGAAAGCGGCGGGAACCTTATGGACTTTGATAGCGACCGCTTCAAACGCTACTATAACGAGCAGTTCGAAAAAGGGAAAAAAGTAGCCGAAGATATCCGTAAAGAGGAAAAAGCTAAGGAAGAAACCCCCAAAGCAGAAGAAGCCAAAGCTACAGATTCTGTAGAAGACCAAGCCCGCACCGTAGAAGTAGAGGTGGAAGTTGAAGCAAAAAAAGAAGCCCCCAAAACAGAAGAAACCCCAGCCAATGACGGCAATGAGGTCATTGTCAAAAAACTCAAAGAATTGGCCGAACTTAAAGATATGGGCGTAATCGATGAGAATGAGTTTAGAGAAATGAAGGCCCGCCTCATCCAAAACTTTTATAAGGCCTAA